The following are from one region of the Jatrophihabitans telluris genome:
- a CDS encoding dipeptidase translates to MNPVQGVDPDPAPDSLTRARALLGRYPIVDGHNDLPFELREISFYDLTAYDIGQRQSRTHTDLVRLREGGVGAQFWSVFVPAGFSGTHAVRATLEQIDVVRRIVARYPDRTALATTAAEVRSAWRAGKLASLMGAEGGHQIDESLGVLRALFDLGVRYLTLTHNQNVPWADSATDVEVLGGLNDFGRSVVAELNRLGMLVDLSHVSPGTMRHALDCAAAPVLFSHSSARAICDHPRNVPDEILARLPVNGGVCMVTFVPYFISEDCRQFDAAVTEDMIRVGEDVQDWYARMGAMRRFSATTTRPVATVAQVADHIEHVREIAGVAHVGIGGDYDGCDVLPEGLEDVSCYPRLIAELIDRGWSDEEIRLLSGENALRVLSEARAGSGQAH, encoded by the coding sequence GTGAACCCGGTCCAGGGAGTGGATCCCGATCCCGCGCCGGACTCGCTCACCCGGGCCAGGGCGCTGCTGGGACGCTATCCGATCGTCGACGGGCACAACGATCTTCCCTTCGAACTGAGGGAGATCTCGTTCTACGACCTCACGGCCTATGACATCGGGCAGCGCCAGTCGCGTACCCACACCGACCTCGTCCGGCTTCGAGAGGGCGGGGTCGGTGCCCAGTTCTGGTCGGTGTTCGTCCCGGCCGGTTTCAGTGGTACGCACGCGGTGCGGGCCACCTTGGAGCAGATCGACGTCGTCCGCAGGATCGTCGCCCGCTATCCGGACCGGACGGCGCTGGCCACGACCGCCGCCGAGGTGCGATCGGCGTGGCGGGCCGGCAAGCTGGCCAGCCTGATGGGGGCCGAGGGTGGTCATCAGATCGACGAATCCCTCGGCGTTCTCAGGGCCCTGTTCGACCTGGGCGTCCGCTATCTCACGCTGACCCACAACCAGAACGTGCCCTGGGCCGATTCGGCCACCGACGTCGAGGTCCTCGGTGGCCTCAACGACTTCGGCCGCTCGGTCGTGGCCGAGCTGAATCGCCTCGGAATGCTGGTCGACCTGTCACACGTCTCGCCCGGCACGATGCGCCACGCCCTCGATTGCGCCGCGGCACCCGTGCTGTTCAGTCACTCTTCCGCACGGGCGATCTGCGACCATCCTCGCAACGTGCCGGATGAGATCCTGGCCCGCCTGCCGGTCAACGGCGGTGTCTGCATGGTGACCTTCGTGCCGTACTTCATCTCCGAGGATTGCCGGCAGTTCGACGCCGCCGTCACCGAGGACATGATTCGGGTCGGTGAGGACGTTCAGGACTGGTACGCCCGGATGGGCGCGATGCGCAGGTTCTCGGCCACCACCACCCGGCCGGTGGCCACGGTGGCCCAGGTGGCCGATCACATCGAGCACGTGCGCGAGATCGCGGGCGTGGCCCATGTGGGTATCGGCGGCGACTACGACGGCTGCGATGTGTTGCCCGAAGGCCTGGAAGACGTGTCCTGCTATCCACGGCTGATCGCCGAGCTCATCGATCGCGGTTGGTCGGATGAGGAGATCCGCCTGCTCAGCGGCGAGAACGCGTTACGAGTGCTGTCCGAGGCGCGGGCCGGGTCGGGCCAGGCGCACTGA
- a CDS encoding TetR/AcrR family transcriptional regulator, which translates to MPGIRERVRAEMITEIKANASRHLATDGANLSLRAVARDLGLVSSAIYRYFPSRDDLLTALIIDAYNDMGEAVEVAEAAISRADFAGRHRAVADALRSWSLANPPEYALLYGSPVPGYAAPPDTIGPASRPIVVLVTIMREAEAAGHLVLTPPPGRMPRTMRADLKAVTATAQFGGVSEAVLAAGMQAWAELFGLISFELFGRLNNVINDRDAFYAYQAEAIERRLGLR; encoded by the coding sequence ATGCCAGGGATCCGTGAACGCGTCAGGGCCGAAATGATCACCGAGATCAAGGCGAACGCGAGCCGCCACCTGGCCACCGACGGGGCGAACCTGTCGCTGCGCGCCGTGGCAAGAGACCTCGGGCTGGTCAGCTCGGCGATCTACCGTTACTTCCCCAGCCGCGACGATCTGCTCACCGCGCTCATCATCGACGCCTACAACGACATGGGTGAAGCGGTCGAAGTGGCCGAGGCCGCGATCAGCCGCGCCGATTTCGCGGGCCGGCACCGCGCGGTGGCCGACGCGTTGCGATCGTGGTCGCTGGCCAACCCGCCGGAGTACGCACTGCTCTACGGCAGCCCCGTGCCGGGCTACGCCGCCCCGCCCGACACGATCGGCCCGGCCTCGCGCCCGATCGTGGTTCTGGTCACGATCATGCGCGAGGCCGAGGCCGCCGGGCATCTGGTCCTCACCCCGCCACCCGGGCGCATGCCACGCACCATGCGGGCCGACCTGAAGGCCGTCACCGCCACGGCCCAGTTCGGGGGAGTGAGCGAAGCCGTACTGGCCGCGGGCATGCAGGCCTGGGCCGAACTGTTCGGCCTGATCAGCTTCGAACTGTTCGGCCGGCTCAACAACGTCATCAACGACCGCGATGCCTTCTACGCATACCAGGCCGAGGCCATCGAGCGAAGGCTCGGACTGCGATGA